One window of the Spirochaetia bacterium 38H-sp genome contains the following:
- a CDS encoding P-loop NTPase: MHVFPVASGKGGVGKSLLSTNLAIALAQAGKKVVLVDLDLGASNLHLMLGLPVSKGLGSFLSSSGDSFDDIIVKTQFDGLLFIPGDTEIPGMANLTAGQKKRILSRISKLDADYAILDLGAGTHINTLDFFLYSNTGLIVTTPAPTATVNAYLFLKNAIFRLLYLACKRGSPGYDYIRKLEKDGKALQQMYLPRMAEEINKIDPESYNKFKESLESFYPRLILNMLENPQDTIRAQRLRHSCQQYLGIDIEHLGIIYRDDLQDIALSSRIPIITYKPDAVLSQAIYRIADKLLQISDSERSLIEIDNIDDTFQEADVEAQVDFESKMQYVEELLHTGTLTTGDLVETVKMQQIEINRIKKENQFLKAKLVKAIQEGFKP; the protein is encoded by the coding sequence ATGCATGTATTTCCGGTAGCAAGCGGAAAAGGCGGTGTAGGGAAATCTCTGTTGTCCACGAACCTTGCCATAGCTCTTGCGCAGGCTGGTAAAAAGGTTGTTCTTGTTGATCTTGATTTGGGTGCTTCCAATCTTCATTTGATGCTGGGTTTGCCAGTATCAAAAGGGCTGGGGAGCTTTCTTTCCTCTTCTGGGGATTCCTTTGATGACATAATAGTAAAAACCCAATTTGATGGCCTGTTGTTTATTCCTGGAGATACGGAAATCCCGGGGATGGCAAATCTGACAGCAGGACAGAAGAAAAGAATTTTATCGCGCATAAGTAAACTTGATGCGGATTATGCTATACTTGATCTTGGAGCCGGTACACATATAAATACTCTTGATTTTTTTCTGTATTCCAATACTGGGCTTATTGTTACTACGCCTGCTCCCACTGCAACAGTTAATGCGTATCTTTTTCTTAAAAACGCTATTTTCAGACTGTTATATCTTGCATGTAAACGAGGCTCTCCCGGTTATGATTACATAAGAAAGCTTGAAAAAGACGGAAAAGCCTTACAACAGATGTATCTTCCTCGTATGGCCGAGGAAATAAATAAAATAGATCCAGAAAGCTATAATAAATTTAAAGAATCTTTGGAATCTTTTTATCCCCGGCTTATTCTTAATATGCTGGAGAATCCGCAGGATACGATAAGAGCACAGCGACTAAGACACTCGTGTCAGCAGTATCTGGGAATAGATATAGAGCACTTGGGCATAATTTATAGAGATGATCTACAGGATATAGCGCTTTCTTCAAGGATTCCGATAATAACATATAAACCGGATGCGGTTCTTTCTCAGGCAATATATAGAATAGCTGACAAGTTATTGCAGATATCCGATAGTGAGAGAAGTCTTATAGAGATAGACAATATAGACGATACCTTCCAAGAAGCTGATGTTGAAGCTCAGGTGGATTTTGAGAGTAAAATGCAGTATGTAGAAGAGCTTTTACATACAGGTACTTTGACAACTGGAGATCTTGTGGAAACGGTTAAAATGCAGCAAATAGAGATAAACAGGATAAAAAAAGAGAACCAGTTTTTAAAGGCAAAACTGGTAAAAGCTATTCAAGAGGGGTTTAAACCCTGA